aaggaaaaaatagccgcaatgcgtttcgaacaggtgcaaaggttcattttagcgaaaaaaaagattttggggttatgggcactttaagtggGTGCTCCTGCATGGTTGAAATCCTGTCCAGGAATGcaactttcacttttttttttcctatagCAACCCAAAGGAAACCACTAGGCTCTCTCAATTAATCAATATACGAAATATTGACAGAAGTATACATGACTGTCAGATCATAGGCAGAGCTACTCAGTAAATAGTGAAACATTAAAATATACTGGGTATCCCTAACCCTGACCCTAAAAAAATATCACTAAAACTATCAGGAAGTAAGCCTAGTTTATATAGATACATAAACGTTCCTATTGGAAGTTTATAGTTACTTTtggagttttttaaacaaaagtCATTGTGAGAATCAAAAGCACTCCTCGACATTATTCTTACAGCCCGTTTTTGAAGTATAGTTTGAAGGGGAAGTCGATGCCCAGACACTCGAACAGTAGATTGACGATCATAACAGGTATTGATAACAAAAATTCCTAATGGGACGCCTGCGCCTTTTTCGGTTCcttccatacatttcttttttttgcttgatgtttccaaaaaaaataaataatttatcgATTTTTGCAGTCAAAAGAGCTCAAAAGGGATGTCGACGAATACTGAGTAATTTTGCTCTTCTTCAATGAGGAGAACAAAAGTTCTTTTTGTAGTCTGTGTTGGTCAGACTCTTTTCTTCCGGATTTAAGTCAAATCCTTCTGATATGGTACAAACACACCTGTAATTAAATTCGACTCTGTTGAATTTTCCTTATGTACACAAACAGAACCCATTTATTTGCATATTGgagacaattttctttttcttttcaatggCACATGTCGATTTAGTAAAAAAATTTGTTTCACAAATTTAAGTTTACTGTTTTCTTTAGTCCAGTTCAAGCAGGGTCAGCTGTTTAATTGGATTCGTCATTTGGAGGAGAGAAAAAATCTTTCAATAAAAGTGTTTAACTGCGAGGGAAGCGATGTATGCGAGATTTAGTAACTGGAACACATagtttgccatttttttccttgaaTACGCATTCACATTGCTACCCGATGTGTTAGTTACAAAGGGCCGCAGATGTTGAATCCAGCAAGTCATTAATCAAGTTTGACTCCCTAAAAGGATCCTAAGTTTGACACCGagtttttattaaattaataaacaGTTAACTTTTGTTGTTCAATGAAAATGCGTGAATGTTCCCAAGCAACTCGTGTGCGTTTGAAGAAGATGCTAATATCCGCGAGAGATGTTTTGTCAGTTCGCACGTTGAAGTGTTTCATAACAGTTCTTCGAAAGACCCGCCAATCAAATCAGAAGTCTGTTGGGCGTTAAGCAGACACAGGCCGCACGCTTCAGTCTCCATTCCTGGCAATGGAGAGGTGGACGTCTGTGTGCGGTTGGCTTCTCTCCATTGCAACAGTGCTTGGAAATGGTTTTGTCGTAATTCTTATCGCTAAACGTCGCCGGTTACACTCCTCCAGTAACTGGCTCGTGTTTTCTTTGGCTGTTGCCGATCTTGGCGTCGGGATCGTCGCGTTTCCACTAAGTCATCTTTGCGGTCTGTTTATTTGTAACATGCGAGTGTACGTGGGTTTTCACTGGTTTATCCTGCATTCTTCGGTTACAAATCTTTGCTCTCTGACCTGGGATCGTTTCACGGCGATTGTTCATCCGTTGAAATATCACACCTCCATGACCGCCAGACGAACTTTAGTAGTTATCACGCTAGCGTGGTTGATACCTTTCCTTATTGCCTTGTATCTCGTCTCAGGAATGTACATTACGAACTCGCCGACGGCTTTGAAAATCATACGGTTGACTGGAGTGTCTGGGTTTAATATATTGGGCTGCATACTTCTTTTACACGCTGTTGTTCGTATTCTCATTGCGAAGGCAAAACACCAAGCTGCTTTGAAGTCAGAGAGAAGGCAGCTTCAACATAACCAATCACTGAATCCATCTTCCCTTCCTCAAAGACGGAAGCACACCAACACCGCGAGCTTTATTATtgctcttgttttgttttttctgggATGTTATGTGATAACAAGCTTTTTGATGTTCTGTCTTGCATTTTCTTGTGTCAATCTCCCTATTGAAGCCGGTTTTGTCACTCTGCTTCTCTTGACGGGGAACTCAACAGTTAACCCTCTGGTTTATGCATTCTTGAAGAAAGACATTAAAAGAGAGATAAAAATTGTCGTATTCAGGCTCGAACTACGAAACAATAACGACGAAAGATCCTGATCACAAATTATCTTAGCCTTAAAATTAAACTTTTATGCGTTCAGTCGTTCACGGTTATTTACTTTTTCTCTAGTTCTCTGTGTTTTGTGATAGGTTTTTCGGGATTGCATGAAACAAGGAAAGGTAAATGTGTGATAGAGTCAGCATTTTCTCTCCAGATTTTGGCAACTTGGACTTGTTGAGAAGCAAAACAATGCAATATCATAGTCAtagaatattaaaatatttgttCCAACTTCAAACTTCTCACTGATTTGTGGTGTGTGGGTGAACCGGATAAAAGACTTGTCAAGAGCAAAATTGATCTTTCCGTTATCGCTACTCCACTGGACTTTGCATTGACAATTTGTGATTACAGTGGGACTTTTCAATCAAAAGTGAATGAACTGAAGAAGATACTTTAATAGCTTTATCAACGTGTTGATTTATATATACTGCGAAAAACCCCGAAGCATAGTTTTGATAGTGACGTTTTGTATTGGCGATATTCAAATTTGTAACTCCTTTAAGGCGCCCTTTACTTTGCAAAAAAGagtccggaaaaaaaaaaaacattacatcTCACAAaagcctttcttttcttttttttttttttctaaacaaTGACAGCACAGTATCGGTTTTGTAATGACTTGCACACTGAAACATATATCGCACGTAAAGTCTAATCCTAGCGTTTGTGCCGAAAACCTACCATAGTTAATCgtgggactggttatgaaaccttaaaacctttaaaagcaagaacaatgttgtcgcattcgttgttgaattgaccgtgaccctgtaCAATCTttttttcgcttcgcacggtttcgcaaattagttgcgcataatttaatcgaaagatatttgattggttatcttctcgaaaaaagtttgttttgtgcagggtcaaggccaaaaatacggacaaaaacatgaaaggcACTTGTCGAGTGTCGTAGACAACTCCATGCGTTAACTATAAACCTACAGAACGATGATTAGAAAACTCAGGTTTTTTGGCTTGAAGGGAGGTTATCCAAGTTAAGAATGCATACAAGGGAGCATTCCGGGACATGCTATCAAAGAAAGGGTACAATATCCGATAAAATTTTAAGTATAGATTTAAGACGTCAGGCCAATTTTATACGGAAGAAATTTGCGCGCAGTTGCTCATAATAAACTGAATTCATTTAAATGCTTCCCGGCTGAAGTCGGTTAAAACGCACTTGTCAATGATTAAAAAAAGCCGTTTCGTATGTGCTAACTACTTTCAAAAGGCGGTTGTCTTTAAAGTTTGGAAAATAGTGAAACAGAAGAGCTTTTTATAGGCATGATTTCCGACTGGTAGGCTGATGATTTACTTAAATTTATTCAGTTGTGTCGTGTATCTCAATGTACACAATGTAACTGATCGATGCGAATAAAATTAAAGAGACCCCGACATCCTTGGCCGCGGCGGCCATATAAGAGTCTGTTGTTTTTCCTCTTTACAGTGTTAGTAAAATGACGTTAATGTATCTTCATGTCTATTTGATTTTGTTACCGGAATCTTAAAATTGGAAGGGCTTTCATCTGAACACTTGATGGCGCTTTTTAGGGCTAATTTGCGATGTTGCTTGTCGCACATCATATAAAGCGGAAAGTTAAGCCGTGCACTTTAacctcattactgggttgccttataaggcaaacccagtcgaggtctacgtttagtttgtttgttttcttttttttttttttttcgtttttttttttttttccgtgtcggtaaaagtcttgcctgtcactcccctggtaagtagtgtctttgtgtatagagccttctgcgcgtattttcttaggatcgagagggtagtggaactgcgtagatttctcttgtggacacagtagaatcattaacttagcctgcaatggcgtcgaaagtcatgcaacgcgaatggcgttttagtggatccttaaacaaaatatacccttatggagctcaataatggaaagtcagttggataaactaggcatgaatctcaaaagcgacgagtactggacttcgacaacaatctatcgcccgtcgagacgaaatcaaagtgagcagtatttacctgaagtacatggtaatttgacacaattgagtttcttgtcttcacgcacgcaatgaaataggaagaggttttcgcctctaagagcaaatatgttgtttgtttcaataaaattttcgctggaaaaggattctgtggtattttctgcctttgtgaattataatatcatgttgtgtattgaattttcgagcttaaggttcaaatgtgatatgggagaagtttttagtattgctctgtaagcaggaagggttcacaggcctgttggaagcgtgcttgagtttcaacaaaatgagccccaaaatcagtgaaaacttgtgacgcagatgaataataaagtagctgctatttccaaaatgatggaattacctggtgataaatcacgtcgtacacgtcttggagagtaaattttgactttgcataaacaagagttgggcgattgtgatctttgttttgacttcgctcatttcattgtcaaactttatcacacttgacagaaaaagaaacttacaaaaacccggtatcttgggcatatgaattacggggtggtgacttctttgcctaaaagcaactcacttaacgaaactgtcctttttcaaacaacaacaaggattcaaacagcttcaattcttacagagttcgataaaacatgcggtggggcaaccaaagcgatgggagctgtgttggggtttcagtgtgaaagtacaaacggctactaacactcttataactcttttttcattattattttactaacccacagtctgcagtctgcattttaccctcagtctgcattttatccctggtctgcagtctgcagtctgcgttttacactgaccggttatttgagtggtttttggcaacagaggttaattattcgtaatgcgatcgcttccgttgccgttagcaatgggtcgcaaatttgacacttttatcgcattatcacattacgcattgaaccacgttatctattattcctaaaaatctaaaaatattcgtgccttatcagttttcggtcgaatttatgtccaagaaggcagataaattgcagaaaatattagttttgcatccaaaaattcgtaatcaacgctaaaatgaccaaattttgcctagaaaacatattttactgttatttttcttaaattttttcgttcaactttcgcttttataaaatgtttcagttttctgtaaataagttatatgctgttggaaagcttattttcttagctttaaaatgatgtattttttccccctaacttaaatattttttgagaaaaaaaaaacattttttggcgatggctgatttaccgcggttttctcgcggttgggaaagtaggaagaagagttaggccagtagccaggtttttaacctcagaaaaggatctgtttcgtcgtacgaacgtgtgaggacctgttgATTACCTTTTGGttagtttttgcaagcccgggggggggggggggggggcggtactcccatatgaaacagacggggatgctcgtcgtctcgcttacgggtgtaaattttggattttggtctcgcttagggtgtttcgggcaaagcgccaatattttaagccgccaaggtcaaaatttgcttaagtcacgcccagattggtctcctttaggagtcacaaaaagcttgagccacgcccagatggtctccttcaggggttaaatttaaaatttccgactagcatccccgtgtgttccatatgggagttcccccccccacccccccacctccggggctgcacgtaccacaggcaacccagtgtaccctcacggagggtctagttagcTTGCTACAATTAAAAGTATTCATAttttcatgcaataaaaaaaaaatagcttttgTTCAGATTGAAAAAGAGTGCGTGCTAACAGGTTGGAATTTCGAATGAAAATACTTGAATTGCTTTGCTCAACTCTCAAAATGTCTCCTTCCCTGCTGTAAAGCACATGTTAGTCTGTTGTTATTGATTTCTAGCAAAATTTCGAGTAAGATAAGGCAGagaaactttgcaaaaaataaaGGACGCTGATTTTCCTTCAATCCCGGTAAACACACTTCGGTGTACTTGTCATGTGTTGTCATAGCAGGTATCTGTTCGCTGGTGACAATTTTAAATAACGAATCCGTCTTTGAATCGAGTTTGAAATGGGTCGCAGGGCTATCGTGTGATGGCCTATGaaagatggaaaaggaaaaacaccTTTTGGGTTGGAAAATAATGAGGATCGTGTAAGCTGGAGATGTTTGGTGAGAAATTTTgggttttaaaatgaaaatgaatcGGTTGGAATCGAGATTGAGAGCCTTGACGATACatttcttccccccccccccccccctccactcCCAAGCCCTTCTACCTGCACCAATGACCAAACGAACACTTCTCTAAAGTTCTCAAAAATTGTGGAAAAACGTTGCTGGGCAAGACGAGTTATCTAAGGCGCACGACATTTGCAGACGGAAATTCGTTGAAAGGCGGAAAGTTTACAACGTAGTTGTTTTGAATGAGCACCTCACCAAACCgttttaaacacgaagacgcacgcAAAAGGGGTCGCTTCACGCCCTGCCTTTGTTCGAATCCATTCAAGCGCAAGTAATGGCCCTTTCCAGGttagtacatacatacatacatgttaGTGATCACATGATTCAAAAACCGCCaaactggaacgcaaattgcggacagggacatctaaaacaaagcaaaataatccgagtgggcaatttgcgttccagtatatagtggttttttttttttgtttttttttttgtactgtGTGATCACAAGCCGCAAAAGGCTTATTATCCAAGTTGACGATCGACAAACACAAGCAAAGAAAAGGAATCCCTAAAAGGTATCAGTTTCCAGCGCGAGAAAAATGGACGGGAGATTTCCAAAATTTACGACGAGTAATATCTCAAGCATGTTACCGACACGTTGCAATTTGGGGCTTATTTATTGCACAAATGATCACAGAGCTGTGTATTCAACCGCGCTTGATTGACGAATTCAACCGCGTGTGCTAATGTCCACGCCCTTTGTTAGGTTGATACACGTGCATGCACGGGATGTAGCGATTGGCTTGTGACCTTAATTGTGTCATACACTGTGACCATAACCAGGTTTTCTAAGCCCGCGAGACTGatcacccccagcaaaccattgttttaacgaaaaccgctggtcagcaaccttcGTTCTGCTGGTCATTGCTCTCCGTTGAGGCACAGAAAGGAAGATGGCGAACAAGCTCGGTAATTCTGGCTGGAGAATTACATACAAACTTTTTCAGCAGGTGAGTTATTATATTTGAATGTGCCTTTTCTTCATCTCTATAACAGGATAAAAAGTGGATATACTACTGACTACATTGTTGTTTTACTTGGCTTCTCTGCAACTTTATAGTCAACTTTGACCAGACCAGATATCTTGGTATCCGGTCAACTCGCCTACGTTCAAACTCGCCTAGGCCT
This portion of the Montipora capricornis isolate CH-2021 chromosome 11, ASM3666992v2, whole genome shotgun sequence genome encodes:
- the LOC138023697 gene encoding trace amine-associated receptor 7c-like; this encodes MERWTSVCGWLLSIATVLGNGFVVILIAKRRRLHSSSNWLVFSLAVADLGVGIVAFPLSHLCGLFICNMRVYVGFHWFILHSSVTNLCSLTWDRFTAIVHPLKYHTSMTARRTLVVITLAWLIPFLIALYLVSGMYITNSPTALKIIRLTGVSGFNILGCILLLHAVVRILIAKAKHQAALKSERRQLQHNQSLNPSSLPQRRKHTNTASFIIALVLFFLGCYVITSFLMFCLAFSCVNLPIEAGFVTLLLLTGNSTVNPLVYAFLKKDIKREIKIVVFRLELRNNNDERS